The following are encoded in a window of Variovorax paradoxus genomic DNA:
- a CDS encoding ABC transporter ATP-binding protein: protein MVATAEADVRQAGAQIDIHGVSHWFDVPAGPLQVLDDIDLRVKPGEFVALLGPSGCGKSTLLRLVAGLEPATAGRITQDGVPITRPDPSRIVVFQDPTLYPWRSVWDNVALGLQARGVLKTQRGRVDEALKLVGLTEFAKAFPHQLSGGMAQRVALARALVNDPQLLVLDEPLGKLDSLTRIAMQSELVNLWQRAGFSALLVTHDVEEALFLANRVIVLSDRPARIAAELVVDLPYPRHRGHARLAELRHEALRHLGLDATW, encoded by the coding sequence ATGGTAGCCACCGCTGAAGCCGACGTGCGCCAGGCCGGCGCGCAGATCGACATCCACGGCGTGAGCCACTGGTTCGACGTGCCGGCGGGTCCGCTGCAGGTGCTCGACGACATCGACCTGCGCGTGAAGCCCGGCGAGTTCGTCGCGCTGCTCGGGCCGAGCGGCTGCGGCAAGTCGACGCTGCTGCGGCTCGTGGCCGGGCTGGAGCCCGCGACGGCCGGGCGCATCACGCAAGACGGCGTGCCCATCACGCGGCCCGATCCGTCGCGCATCGTCGTCTTTCAGGACCCGACGCTCTACCCCTGGCGCAGCGTGTGGGACAACGTGGCGCTCGGCCTGCAGGCGCGCGGTGTGCTCAAGACGCAGCGCGGGCGCGTCGACGAGGCGCTGAAGCTCGTCGGCCTCACGGAGTTCGCGAAAGCCTTTCCGCACCAGCTCTCGGGCGGCATGGCGCAGCGCGTGGCGCTGGCGCGTGCGCTCGTCAATGATCCGCAATTGCTGGTGCTCGACGAGCCGCTGGGCAAGCTCGATTCGCTCACGCGCATCGCGATGCAGAGCGAGCTCGTCAACCTGTGGCAGCGCGCGGGCTTCTCGGCGCTGCTGGTGACGCACGACGTGGAAGAAGCGCTGTTTCTCGCCAACCGCGTGATCGTGCTGAGCGACCGGCCGGCGCGCATCGCGGCGGAACTCGTGGTCGACCTGCCGTACCCGCGGCATCGCGGCCATGCGCGGCTGGCAGAACTGCGCCACGAAGCGCTGCGCCATCTGGGGCTCGACGCCACCTGGTGA
- a CDS encoding ABC transporter permease, which yields MSAVIDRVLEAPPPAPGNWRRPGIEKAAPADVFARPAEGFWRTGALASAGWVALGLLTIYWPNKAVGFSDWAYTDEFGIAAIAVGAALLLVALLGTRAGRVARTLRPAGPWLVALPVLFALWEIATAKLALLPTPFFAPPQSLIETYIDDWRRLGESLAHSARLLAHGFVLGALAGFLTGVTIGWSRIAGYWVHPVLRFVGPVPASALLPLAFFFFPSSYAAAVFLIALATGFPVAVLTWSGVAGVNRNYYDVARTMGASERFLVLRVAIPAALPQVFVGLFMGLGAAFSVLVTAEMMGVKAGLGFYLSWAQGWASYSNMYAALIVMALLCSGLITLLFKVRDRVLSWQKGTVKW from the coding sequence ATGAGCGCCGTCATTGATCGGGTGCTCGAGGCACCACCACCGGCGCCGGGCAACTGGCGCCGCCCAGGCATCGAAAAGGCCGCACCAGCCGACGTGTTCGCGCGCCCCGCCGAAGGCTTCTGGCGGACTGGCGCGCTCGCGAGCGCGGGCTGGGTCGCCTTGGGCCTGCTCACCATCTACTGGCCCAACAAGGCCGTGGGCTTCAGCGACTGGGCCTACACCGACGAGTTCGGCATTGCCGCCATCGCCGTCGGCGCGGCGCTGCTGCTCGTGGCGCTGCTCGGCACGCGTGCGGGCCGCGTCGCGCGCACGCTGCGGCCGGCCGGGCCGTGGCTGGTCGCGCTGCCCGTGCTGTTCGCCCTCTGGGAGATCGCGACCGCCAAGCTCGCGCTGCTGCCCACGCCGTTCTTCGCGCCGCCGCAGAGCCTCATCGAAACCTACATCGACGACTGGCGCCGCCTCGGCGAAAGCCTGGCGCATTCGGCGCGGCTGCTTGCCCATGGCTTCGTGCTGGGCGCGCTCGCGGGCTTTCTCACGGGTGTGACCATCGGCTGGTCGCGCATCGCAGGCTACTGGGTGCATCCGGTGCTGCGCTTCGTGGGGCCGGTGCCGGCCTCGGCGCTGCTGCCGCTGGCGTTCTTCTTCTTTCCGTCGAGCTACGCGGCGGCCGTGTTCCTCATCGCGCTGGCGACGGGCTTTCCGGTGGCGGTGCTGACGTGGTCGGGCGTGGCCGGCGTCAACCGCAACTACTACGACGTGGCGCGCACCATGGGCGCGAGCGAGCGCTTTCTGGTGCTGCGCGTGGCGATTCCTGCCGCGCTGCCGCAGGTGTTCGTGGGCCTGTTCATGGGGCTCGGCGCCGCGTTCTCGGTGCTGGTGACGGCCGAGATGATGGGCGTGAAGGCCGGGCTGGGCTTCTACCTCTCGTGGGCGCAGGGCTGGGCTTCGTATTCGAACATGTACGCCGCGCTGATCGTCATGGCGCTGCTGTGCTCGGGCCTGATCACGCTGCTGTTCAAGGTGCGCGACCGCGTGCTGTCGTGGCAGAAGGGGACCGTGAAATGGTAG
- a CDS encoding ABC transporter substrate-binding protein — MNASLLSRRSVLRTGAAAAVVASGGLIASQAFSQQARKLTFAWNAAAFCLSPVVVAQERGYFERNGLQVDLVNYTGSTDQLLESLATAKADAAVGMIHRWLKPLESGFDVKIVGSSHGGCVRLVGAKAAGATSLASLKGKIIGVSDIASPGKNFFSILLAKNGIDADRDVTWRQYPADLLDIAVKKGEIHAIADGDPNVYLIEKRNQGTFVELASNLSGEYKAKVCCIVGARGELVRKDKATVASLVRAIAQASDFVAENPNESAKLFAKYSPKVPVEDLRALLGTLTHNHHPLGKNLRNEVEFYARDFRSVGVLKKTTDPARFAEHVSFDPLA, encoded by the coding sequence ATGAACGCATCCCTTCTTTCCCGCCGCAGCGTGCTGCGCACCGGCGCTGCCGCCGCCGTGGTCGCCTCGGGCGGCCTCATTGCCTCGCAGGCCTTCTCGCAGCAGGCGCGCAAGCTCACCTTTGCCTGGAACGCCGCCGCGTTCTGCCTCTCGCCCGTGGTGGTGGCGCAGGAGCGCGGCTACTTCGAGCGCAACGGCCTGCAGGTGGACCTCGTCAACTACACAGGCTCGACCGACCAATTGCTCGAATCGCTCGCCACCGCGAAGGCCGACGCCGCCGTGGGCATGATCCACCGCTGGCTCAAGCCGCTCGAATCGGGCTTCGACGTGAAGATCGTCGGCAGCTCGCACGGCGGCTGCGTGCGCCTCGTGGGCGCCAAGGCCGCGGGCGCCACCAGCCTGGCGAGCCTCAAGGGCAAGATCATCGGCGTGTCGGACATCGCAAGCCCGGGCAAGAACTTCTTCTCGATCCTGCTGGCCAAGAACGGCATCGACGCCGACCGCGACGTCACCTGGCGCCAGTACCCGGCCGACCTGCTCGACATCGCGGTGAAGAAGGGCGAGATCCACGCCATTGCCGACGGCGATCCGAACGTGTACCTCATCGAGAAGCGCAACCAGGGCACCTTCGTCGAGCTCGCGAGCAACCTCTCGGGCGAGTACAAGGCCAAGGTCTGCTGCATCGTCGGCGCGCGCGGCGAGCTGGTGCGCAAGGACAAGGCGACCGTTGCGTCGCTGGTGCGTGCCATCGCGCAGGCCTCCGACTTCGTGGCCGAGAACCCGAACGAATCGGCCAAGCTCTTCGCCAAGTACTCGCCCAAGGTGCCGGTCGAAGACCTGCGCGCGCTGCTGGGCACGCTCACGCACAACCACCACCCGCTGGGCAAGAACCTGCGCAACGAGGTGGAGTTCTATGCGCGCGATTTCCGCAGCGTCGGCGTGCTCAAGAAGACCACCGACCCGGCGCGCTTCGCCGAGCACGTGTCTTTCGATCCGCTGGCATGA